CGCCCCACATGCTCTCGGGCGGGCAGAAGCAGCGCGTCGCCATCGCGGGCATCCTTGCGATGCGCCCCGAGATCATCGTGCTGGACGAGCCCACCGCCATGCTGGACCCCTCCGGCAGGCGGGAGGTGCTGGAAACCGTACACCGGTTAAACAGGCAGGAGGGCATCACGGTGGTGCTCATCACCCATTTTATGAACGAGGCGGTGGACGCCGACCGCGTCATTGTGATGGACGACGGCCGCATCGTAATGGATGACGCGCCGCGGCAGGTGTTTGCGCAGGTGGAGGCACTGCAGGCGATCGCGCTGGACGTGCCCACGGCCACGGAGCTTGCGCACGCGCTGGAAAAACGGGGCGTGACGATGGCGCGCACCCCCATTGGCATCGAGGAACTGGTGGAGGCAATATGTCAATCGTAATCAAGGATATGTGCCACGTCTACATGCCGGGTACCCCCTTTGAGGCGATGGCGCTACACGACATCAACCTGGAGATCGAACAACGGGAGTTCATTGGACTGATCGGGCACACCGGCAGCGGCAAGTCCACGCTGGTGCAGCACATCAACGGGCTGATTGCGCCCTCCTCGGGCACCATCATTGTCGACGGCGTGGACCTGACGCGCAAGGACGCGGACAAGCGCGCGGTGCGCAGGCAGGTGGGGCTGGTCTTTCAGTACCCCGAACACCAGCTTTTTGAGGATACGGTGGAGAAGGACGTGGCCTTCGGCCCCTCCAACCTGGGCGTCAAGGGGGAGGAACGCACTGCGTGCGTGCGCGAGGCGATCGAGCAGGTGGGCCTGGATTTTGCGCAGGTGCGCGCCCGCTCGCCCTTTGAGCTTTCGGGCGGCCAGCGCCGCAGGGTGGCCATCGCGGGCGTGCTTGCGATGAAGCCCTCCTTTTTGATCCTCGACGAGCCCACCGCGGGGCTGGACCCGCGCGGCAGAAGCGAGGTGCTCGCCCTGGTGCGGCGGCTGCACGCGCAGGGTATCGGCATCATGATGGTCACCCACAGCATGGACGACATCGCCCGGGTGGCTGACCGCATCATTGTGATGAACCAGGGCACCATCGCCATGTCCGGCACGGCCGCTGAGGTATTCGCCCGTTCCTCGGAGCTGGAGGCAATGGGCCTGGATATCCCCGATACGGTGCGCATCGCGCACCTGCTGCGTGCGCGCGGGCTGCAGGTGCCCGACACCCTCTTTGATATCGAAGCCATGGCGGACTGCATCGCCGCGCAGCTGGGAGGGAAGACGCATGCTTGAGAACATCACCTTCGGGCAATACATTCCCGGCGCATCGGTGGTGCACCGCATGGATCCCCGCATGAAGATTCTCCTGGTGGCGGCGCTGATCGTGTTTGTGTTTCTGGCGCAGACGGCGCTCTCTTACGCGGCGCTGTTCGGGTTTATCTTCCTGACGGCGGCGCTTGCGCGCATCCCGCTGAAGTTTCTGCTGCGCAGCGTCAGGCCCCTGCTGTTTATCGTAATCTTTACCTTTGTGCTCAACATCTTTCTGGTGCGCGATGGGCAGGTACTGCTCAAGTGGTGGATTTTTACCGTCACATCGGGAGGCATCCGCTATGCCATCTTTCTTGCGCTGCGGTTGGTGCTGCTTGTGATGGGCACATCGCTTTTGACCTTTACAACCTCGCCCATCGAGCTGACGGACGGGCTGGAGCGGCTGATGCGCCCCTTGCGGGTGATCCACTTCCCCGCGCACGAGCTGGCGATGATGATCACCATCGCGCTGCGCTTCATCCCCACGCTGCTGGAGGAGACAGACAAGATCATGAAGGCGCAGAAGGCGCGCGGGGCGGATTTTGAATCGGGCAGCCTGCTGCGGCGCGCCAAGGCGCTGGTGCCGCTACTGGTGCCGCTGTTTATCAATGCGTTCCGGCGCGCGGACGAGCTGGCCATGGCGATGGAGTCGCGCTGCTACCACGGCGGCGCGGGGCGTACCCGCATGAAGGTGCTGCACATGCACCGCATCGACGCATACGCCTTACTTGTGATGGCGGCGGTGGGCGCGTTTGTGGTATTGGATAAGATCTACGTATTTCTGGTATAAATGGGCATCCTAGGCAACGGGGGAGGGAGGGGCGCGCATGCGCATCAAGCTGGTGCTGGAGTATGACGGCACCGCGTACGCGGGCTGGCAGCTGCAAAAAAACGCGCCCACGGTGCAGCTGCGCCTGGAGCAGGCGCTGGAGAAGTGCACCGGCGCCTTTACCCGCGTCACAGGCGCCAGCCGCACGGACGCGGGGGTGCACGCCGCGGGGCAGGTCGCGCATTTTGATACGGAGAGCGCCATCCCGCCGGAGAAGTTCAGCTACGCGCTCAACACCCTGCTGCCCCCCGACATCCGAGTGCGCGCCTCCATGCGCGCGCCGGACGGGTTCCACGCCCGCTTCTGGGCGTCGGGCAAGCGCTACCAGTATCTGATCTACAACGATTTGCACGCCTCGGCGCTGCTGCGCTGCCGCACCTGGCACGTCTACCAGCAGTTGGATATCCAGGCGATGCGCGCGGCCGCCCGCCTGCTTGAGGGTACGCACGATTTTGCGCCCTTCTGCGCCGCGGGGAGCGTGGCAAAGACGACAACGCGTACGCTGCAAAAGGTGCGCGTGTACGCGCCGCAACCCCACATCGTGGCCATCGACGTTGCGGGCACCGCCTTTCTCTACAACATGGTGCGCATCATCGCGGGCACGCTGGCGGGCATTGGCGCAGGCAAGCTTGCGCCAGACGTGATTGCGCGGATGTTTGCCACGGGGGACCGGCGCATCGGGGGCGTCACCGCGCCTGCCTGCGGCCTGACGCTCGCACAGGTGTTCTACCACAGTGAAAAGCCGCCCTGGGTGCGGCTGTAAGGGGCGCACACACGGGAAAGTTGTCCTTGACAGGACATGCACGCTCCTGTATACTTATGGTTGCGTTCTCAGGCTCCACAGCCCGGAGCTTTGAAAAAATCGGCGGCGAACGACTGTCCAACGGGCGCTGCCGGACATACAAGCATCCAAGCCGGCTGCATCCTTTTTGGGCCGGTAAACTGGGAGGGAATTGATTCGTGAAAACATACATGGCAAAGCCCGCTGATGTGGAGCGTAAATGGTATGTTGTCGATGCCGAAGGGAAGACCCTCGGCCGTTTGGCAAGCCAAGTTGCCTCGGTGCTGCGCGGCAAGAATAAGCCGACCTTCACCCCGCATGTGGATACCGGCGACCACGTCATTATCATCAACGCCGATAAAGTGGTGCTGACGGGTAAGAAGCTGGATCAGAAAAACTACTACCGTCATAGCGGTTACATCAGTGGCCTCAAAACCATTCCGTACCGCGAGCTGATGAAGAATAAACCCGAGTTTGCGGTGTACGAAGCTGTGCGCGGCATGCTGCCGCACAACACGTTGGGCCGCCAGATGATCAAAAAGCTGCGCGTCTACCGTGGCAGTGCGCATGCGCATCAGGCCCAGCAGCCCGAAACGCTGGAACTGTAAGGGGAGGAGAGAGCAATTATGGCACAGGTTGTATTCTGGGGAACGGGTCGCCGTAAAAAGGCCATCGCCCGCGTGCGCTTGATCCCTGGCGAAGGCAAGTTCATCATCAATCACCGCTCGATCGACGAATTCTTCGGCCTTGACACGCTGAAGATGCTGGCGCGTGCGCCTCTGGCGCTCACCGAGACGGCGGATAAATACGATGTGTACGTCAACGTCCGCGGCGGCGGCTACACCGGCCAGGCCGGCGCGGTGCGTCACGGTGTGGCGCGCGCACTCATCAAGGCGGATCCGGATCTGCGTCCGGCCGTAAAAAAAGCGGGTTTCCTCACGCGCGACCCGCGCATGAAGGAGCGCAAGAAGTACGGTCTTAAAGGCGCCCGCCGCGCGCCGCAGTTCTCCAAGCGCTAAACGAACTGCATTTTGTATGGTGCATTGGCCGCCGCAGGGGTTTGTCCCGCGGCGGCTTTTTATTACTTGTCCTACGGCGCCTGAGACAGCGGCGGCGCGCGCATTGCCGTAAAAAGCGTGCGCCCCATTTGCGCGGATGAGGAGGGAAGCTTTGCAGTATGATCAGCAGGGCGTGCGCGCCCTTTTGGAGGCGCATGGCATTGCTTATACGCACCAGATGCATGCGGCGGTTCACACCATGGCCGAGGCGGAGGCGCTGCCGGCGCTGGGCGCAGCGCCCAAAAACCTCTTTTTGCAGGATCAGAAGGGAAGACGCTTTTTTCTGCTGACGGCGTGCGCGCAAAAGCGGCTGGATATCAAGGCGCTGCGCGCGCAGCTGGGGGCGGCGCCGCTGCGTTTTGCCGCAAGCGACACGCTTGCCCGCGTGCTGGGTGTGGCGCAGGGCGCGGTATCGCCGCTGAACCTGCTGGGGGATGCGGCGCACCTGGTGGAACTGCTCTTTGACGCGGCGCTGTGCAGGGAGGCGCGCATCGGCGTGCATCCCAACGACAACACCGCCACGCTGTGGCTTGCCCCAGGCGATCTGCTCGCGTTGCTGCGGGTGCGCGGCTGTACGGTGCACGTGCTGGGATTGCCTGAAATACAGCAATAAAATATCGATTTACGATAAAATAATATTGACTTTCGTCTTAAAATGCGCTATCCTTTAGACACAAAGACAAGGAGGCGCATTCTTTATGCAGCAAAAGACGTTGGCGCGATGGCTGCAGGCCATCACCATCATTGTCGGTGTGATCGGCGCGGGGCTTTACGCGTACATCTTCCCCGTGTGGGGGCAGACCTGGGCGCACGCCCACCCGGAATTTGCCTACGCCTACTGGCCCTGGCTGGTCTTTTTGTGGGTCACGGCGGTGCCCTGCTACGTCTGCCTGGGCTATTTTTTCCGTATCTGTACGCGCATTGGGGAGGACCGCTCCTTCTGCGCGGAGAATGCCCGCGCGCTTGCGCGCATCTGCCAGTGGCTGCTTGCAGACGCGGCGGTGGCCTTTGCGGGCAACATCGGCCTTTGGCTGTGCAATATGAGTCACCCGGGCATCGTGATTCTGGGCTGCGTCATCATCTTTGCAGGCGTGGCCATCGCGGTGGTGGCTGCCACGCTCTCGCATTTTGTGCGTAAGGCGTGCAGCATCCAGGAAGAGAACGACCTGACGATTTGAGGTGAAACACCATGGCAATCATTGTCAATATCGACGTCATGCTGGCCAAGCGCAAGATGAGCGTGACGGCGCTTTCGGAAAAAGTGGGCATCAGCATGGCCAACATGTCCATCCTCAAGAACGGCAAGGCAAAGGCCATCAAAATTGCCACGCTGGATAAGGTGTGCCAGGCGCTGGACTGCCAGCCGGGCGATATCCTGGAGTGGCGCGCCGCGCCCACACAGGAGGAGGCGCCCGTATGAAAAAAGCTTTCCGCCTGCTGTTGACGCTGCCCTATGTCCCTTCGGGCTGCGGATACCGTAGGCAGTGTGCGGACGTGCCGGGAGGTGGACGGGTGTGAGACGGATTTTTGCGCTGCTGCTTGTGCTGCTGTGCGGCATGGGCGGCTGCGCGCGGCAGCTGCCGGCGCATAGCCAGCGCGCGCGCATCGCAGCATCTATCGGCGTGCGCATTCCTCATGGTGCGCGCGTGCGCTACAGCGACACACACGGCGGTTTTATGGGCGACGGCGTGACGTACGCGGAGGTCAGCTTTGCGGACGCGGCGCAGGCAGAGGACTTTGCCTGGCAGCTGCCGCGCGCCGAAGGCTGGCAGGCGCTGCCTCTTGCGCACGAGCTGCAAGAGGCGATGTACGGCAGCTTCGCCCTCGCCCGGCAGGTGCAGATGCCCGAGGTGCGCCAGGGATACTATTATTTCTATGACCGCTACGCGGATATGTATCCAGGCGACGCCGCGCCGCTGCTGGAGCGGCCGGCATTGAACTTCACATTGGCGGTATTTGATAGCGATCACGGCGTTTTGTATTTCTACAGCATCGACACGTAGCATTTTGTGGGAAAAGGCCGTCATGGCCGCGGGTACGCAGGGCCCGCGGCTTTTTTGTGCGCTTTGGGGCACAATAAAAGGAAATCCGTGGTATGCTATATACCAAACGGTGTTGGTTTAGGAGGCGATGTACATGTTTGACTGCATGATTATCGGCGGGGGTCCCGCGGGGCTGACGGCGGCGCTGTACGCCGCGCGCGGCGGGCTTTCCACCGTGGTGTTGGAGCGGGGCATGCCGGGCGGGCAGATGGGCACCACGCACCTTGTGGAGAACTACCCGGGCTTTGAGGAGGGGGTGGAAGGGCCGGACCTTGCGATGCGCATGATGGCGCAGGCGGAGCACTTTGGCGCACAGGTCCGCTACAGCGACGTGACGGCCCTGCGCCTGGAAGGGAAGACCAAAACGGCGACGCTGCTGGACGAGAGCGTGGTGCAGGCCAGATGCGCGATACTGGCGCTGGGCGCGTCCCCCCGCAAGCTGGGCATCGAAGGGGAGGAGCGCCTGCGCGGGGCGGGCGTCTCCTACTGCGCCACGTGCGACGGCGCGTTTTTCCGCGATAAGAACGTGGCGGTCATCGGCGGCGGCGATACGGCGGTGGGCGATGCGCTGTATCTGGCGCGCTTTGCCGCGCATGTGCACATTGTGCACCGCAGGGACGCGTTTCGTGCCTCCCACATCCTGGTGGAGCGGATGCGGGAAAACAAAAAGATCACCGTCAATACCCCCTATGTGCCAGTGGATATCCAGGGCACGGAGGTGGTCACGGGCGTGACGCTGCGCCAGGCGCAGGGGGAAGAGACGCAGCTGCTTGCATGCGACGGCATCTTTATCGCGGTGGGCAACGACCCGCAGACGGCGCTGGTGAAGGAGCAGGTGGCGCTGGACGCGCGCGGCTACATCATTACCGATGCGGCGATGCAGACCTCGCTGGAGGGCGTGTTCGCCGCGGGCGACGCCTGCCAGACATCGCTGCGGCAGATCGTCACCGCGGCGGCGGACGGCGCCAAGGCGGCCGCCTCGGCGGTGGAATGGCTGATGGTTCGCTAAAAGGCATTGTCACGGACAAGGGGTGCATGCTACAATAAGGCAATGTGAAATCGACAAAATAAGCACTTGTTGAAAGGGGCACCTGCTTTATGGGAAGATTGTTTGGCACCGACGGCGTGCGCGGCGTGGCGGGCAGCGAGCTTACGTGCAAGCTGGCCTATGACCTGGGCCGCGCAGGGGCGTATGTGTTGGCGACCAACGCGCACCGCCCGCGCATCCTGATTGGGCGCGACACGCGCATCTCGGGCGACATGCTTGAGGCGGCGCTGGTGGCGGGCATCTGTTCGGTGGGAGCCGAGGCGATTTGCGCCGGCGTCATCCCCACGCCGGGCATCGCGTATCTGACGCGCAAGCACGGCTGCGACGCGGGCGTGGTCATCTCCGCCAGCCACAATCCCTTTGCATTCAACGGCATCAAGTTCTTTGA
Above is a window of Maliibacterium massiliense DNA encoding:
- a CDS encoding prolyl-tRNA synthetase associated domain-containing protein, yielding MQYDQQGVRALLEAHGIAYTHQMHAAVHTMAEAEALPALGAAPKNLFLQDQKGRRFFLLTACAQKRLDIKALRAQLGAAPLRFAASDTLARVLGVAQGAVSPLNLLGDAAHLVELLFDAALCREARIGVHPNDNTATLWLAPGDLLALLRVRGCTVHVLGLPEIQQ
- a CDS encoding DUF2975 domain-containing protein, producing the protein MQQKTLARWLQAITIIVGVIGAGLYAYIFPVWGQTWAHAHPEFAYAYWPWLVFLWVTAVPCYVCLGYFFRICTRIGEDRSFCAENARALARICQWLLADAAVAFAGNIGLWLCNMSHPGIVILGCVIIFAGVAIAVVAATLSHFVRKACSIQEENDLTI
- a CDS encoding energy-coupling factor transporter ATPase translates to MDTVIHLEDVTYEYARTDGEETPALCAINLDIARGSFVCIIGHNGSGKSTLAKLLNGLFLPSSGKVEVMGMDTASGRDIWNIRQKCGLVLQNPDNQLVATVVEEDVAFGPENMGVASAEIRRRVDAALDAVGMRDRAKSAPHMLSGGQKQRVAIAGILAMRPEIIVLDEPTAMLDPSGRREVLETVHRLNRQEGITVVLITHFMNEAVDADRVIVMDDGRIVMDDAPRQVFAQVEALQAIALDVPTATELAHALEKRGVTMARTPIGIEELVEAICQS
- the rpsI gene encoding 30S ribosomal protein S9, with translation MAQVVFWGTGRRKKAIARVRLIPGEGKFIINHRSIDEFFGLDTLKMLARAPLALTETADKYDVYVNVRGGGYTGQAGAVRHGVARALIKADPDLRPAVKKAGFLTRDPRMKERKKYGLKGARRAPQFSKR
- the trxB gene encoding thioredoxin-disulfide reductase, which translates into the protein MFDCMIIGGGPAGLTAALYAARGGLSTVVLERGMPGGQMGTTHLVENYPGFEEGVEGPDLAMRMMAQAEHFGAQVRYSDVTALRLEGKTKTATLLDESVVQARCAILALGASPRKLGIEGEERLRGAGVSYCATCDGAFFRDKNVAVIGGGDTAVGDALYLARFAAHVHIVHRRDAFRASHILVERMRENKKITVNTPYVPVDIQGTEVVTGVTLRQAQGEETQLLACDGIFIAVGNDPQTALVKEQVALDARGYIITDAAMQTSLEGVFAAGDACQTSLRQIVTAAADGAKAAASAVEWLMVR
- the truA gene encoding tRNA pseudouridine(38-40) synthase TruA, with amino-acid sequence MRIKLVLEYDGTAYAGWQLQKNAPTVQLRLEQALEKCTGAFTRVTGASRTDAGVHAAGQVAHFDTESAIPPEKFSYALNTLLPPDIRVRASMRAPDGFHARFWASGKRYQYLIYNDLHASALLRCRTWHVYQQLDIQAMRAAARLLEGTHDFAPFCAAGSVAKTTTRTLQKVRVYAPQPHIVAIDVAGTAFLYNMVRIIAGTLAGIGAGKLAPDVIARMFATGDRRIGGVTAPACGLTLAQVFYHSEKPPWVRL
- a CDS encoding energy-coupling factor transporter transmembrane component T codes for the protein MLENITFGQYIPGASVVHRMDPRMKILLVAALIVFVFLAQTALSYAALFGFIFLTAALARIPLKFLLRSVRPLLFIVIFTFVLNIFLVRDGQVLLKWWIFTVTSGGIRYAIFLALRLVLLVMGTSLLTFTTSPIELTDGLERLMRPLRVIHFPAHELAMMITIALRFIPTLLEETDKIMKAQKARGADFESGSLLRRAKALVPLLVPLFINAFRRADELAMAMESRCYHGGAGRTRMKVLHMHRIDAYALLVMAAVGAFVVLDKIYVFLV
- a CDS encoding helix-turn-helix transcriptional regulator — protein: MAIIVNIDVMLAKRKMSVTALSEKVGISMANMSILKNGKAKAIKIATLDKVCQALDCQPGDILEWRAAPTQEEAPV
- a CDS encoding energy-coupling factor transporter ATPase, with amino-acid sequence MSIVIKDMCHVYMPGTPFEAMALHDINLEIEQREFIGLIGHTGSGKSTLVQHINGLIAPSSGTIIVDGVDLTRKDADKRAVRRQVGLVFQYPEHQLFEDTVEKDVAFGPSNLGVKGEERTACVREAIEQVGLDFAQVRARSPFELSGGQRRRVAIAGVLAMKPSFLILDEPTAGLDPRGRSEVLALVRRLHAQGIGIMMVTHSMDDIARVADRIIVMNQGTIAMSGTAAEVFARSSELEAMGLDIPDTVRIAHLLRARGLQVPDTLFDIEAMADCIAAQLGGKTHA
- the rplM gene encoding 50S ribosomal protein L13, with the translated sequence MAKPADVERKWYVVDAEGKTLGRLASQVASVLRGKNKPTFTPHVDTGDHVIIINADKVVLTGKKLDQKNYYRHSGYISGLKTIPYRELMKNKPEFAVYEAVRGMLPHNTLGRQMIKKLRVYRGSAHAHQAQQPETLEL